In Procambarus clarkii isolate CNS0578487 chromosome 6, FALCON_Pclarkii_2.0, whole genome shotgun sequence, one DNA window encodes the following:
- the LOC138354070 gene encoding transient receptor potential channel pyrexia-like — translation MVADVENQQKTPLMSALEMQELKADDVNALLKRDEEEGVRNLVQKWGANSVWRPRLNAEQSALITTSLHVAAKEGALKCLRVLLDANPPKEVLDAPDQDGTTPLMVAVAEARPRVAEMLLKAGAHINARNDNGQTVLHILTNITAKGAKSDEILQELQDLLLSHSDIDLEPHAMLTPLALAASKLPQGNGDSRTGGLISLCRKLVKAGASLQEDGGDGSIEEILHQKQAFHAVLMGGERMSAPKRPARSQFLDMIFMGKGSEDIKIFLENQSDEERHAAANCRLGQQTLLFRAVDLKNEDLVQVLIKFGANPWALGARNELPIHRAASRGHVSIFNHIIDKMKGGTKPVDFQDYTFSIIQKLMESDKKQKNIHPDISHSKCLQRLMQDDVILNINQEYMGQTALHVAASFNNQEAMSELLCKGAFLGAHSTLPGNHHSSILDSLLPATLERAMNGCIKHHPANNEISESNNVLSEDYMLKLDYRFLVPPADDSLKKEQKSINETETLMYISRSKRHRHAIKHPLVQILLYAKWRKALPLYLLNLGIYFFFVILLTAFVYSIKDLRILEAQAESYLNSGSSNRTIDDLNSGSSNRTIDDLNSGSSNKTIDERIENKQVTVNVLMAFLLPITIYIFIREVFQIVFSRDVYLKNIENYLEWFLVVVVIVLCSTNLAADVTRHLAAWAMIVAWYEFVLILGRAPPLAIYITMLRHVSWNFLKLIFLYGALLLAFTISFNIILQPAPADEDTDFRDFWSTLPKAIVMATGEFEYSDLSQHFSRRIVFFTSALLVFQIQIQIQMFIQVRYIHTSDVKLMD, via the exons ATGGTGGCAGACGTGGAGAACCAGCAGAAAACGCCACTCATGTCTGCTCTGGAGATGCAAGAATTGAAAGCAGATGATGTCAATGCTCTGCTTAAACGTGATGAAGAAGAAGGTGTGCGTAATTTGGTGCAGAAATGGGGTGCAAACTCTGTGTGGCGACCTCGGCTTAATGCAGAACAATCAGCACTTATTACAACATCACTCCACGTTGCTGCCAAAGAAGGAGCCCTCAAATGTTTGAGGGTTTTACTAGATGCAAACCCACCTAAAGAAGTCCTAGATGCTCCAGaccaagatgggacaacaccacTTATGGTGGCAGTGGCAGAAGCACGCCCTAGAGTTGCCGAGATGCTTCTTAAGGCTGGAGCCCATATTAATGCTCGCAATGACAATGGTCAGACTGTGCTGCATATCTTGACCAACATTACAGCAAAAGGAGCTAAGTCTGATGAAATCTTGCAAGAGCTGCAAGACTTACTTTTATCTCACTCAGACATTGACTTGGAGCCTCATGCAATGCTCACACCATTAGCACTAGCTGCCTCAAAGTTGCCTCAGGGTAATGGAGATTCTAGAACTGGTGGTCTTATCAGCTTATGCAGAAAACTAGTGAAAGCAGGTGCTTCTCTTCAGGAAGATGGTGGAGATGGCTCTATTGAGGAAATTCTACACCAAAAGCAGGCCTTTCATGCAGTCCTGATGGGTGGTGAACGAATGTCTGCTCCTAAAAGACCTGCAAGATCACAATTCCTGGATATGATATTCATGGGAAAAGGTAGTGAGGATATAAAGATATTCCTTGAAAATCAGTCAGATGAAGAGAGACATGCTGCAGCTAACTGTAGGTTAGGACAACAAACTCTTCTTTTCCGTGCTGTAGACTTAAAGAATGAAGATTTAGTACAAGTTTTAATCAAATTTGGTGCAAACCCTTGGGCACTTGGAGCAAGAAATGAACTTCCCATTCATCGAGCAGCTTCTCGAGGTCATGTGTCTATTTTCAATCATATCATTGATAAAATGAAAGGTGGCACTAAACCAGTCGATTTTCAGGattacaccttcagtattatccagAAACTAATGGAAAGTGATAAGAAACAGAAGAACATTCATCCTGATATCAGTCATTCAAAATGTTTGCAGAGACTGATGCAAGATGATGTTATCTTGAACATCAATCAGGAATACATGGGTCAAACTGCACTGCATGTAGCTGCTTCCTTCAACAACCAGGAGGCTATGAGTGAGCTCCTGTGCAAAGGGGCTTTCCTTGGTGCACATAGTACACTACCAGGCAATCACCATTCCAGTATTCTGGACTCACTCTTGCCAGCAACTTTAGAAAGAGCCATGAATGGCTGTATCAAACACCACCCGGCAAATAATGAGATTTCTGAGTCTAACAATGTTCTCAGTGAAGACTACATGCTGAAACTTGATTACAGGTTCCttgtgcctccagcagatgatagCTTAAAGAAAGAGCAGAAGAGTATAAATGAGACAGAAACGTTAATGTACATTAGTAGGAGCAAACGACACAGACATGCTATAAAACATCCACTTGTACAAATCCTCTTATATGCAAAGTGGCGCAAGGCTCTGCCTCTTTATCTTCTCAATTTAGGAATTTACTTCTTTTTTGTCATTCTTCTCACAGCATTTGTTTACAGTATAAAAGACTTACGCATACTTGAAGCACAAGCCGAGAGTTATCTTAATTCTGGATCATCCAATAGAACCATAGATGATCTTAATTCTGGATCATCCAATAGAACCATAGATGATCTTAAttctggatcatccaataaaaccaTAGATGAAAGAATTGAAAATAAGCAAGTTACTGTGAACGTCCTAATGGCTTTCCTCCTTCCGATCACAATATACATATTCATCAGAGAGGTTTTCCAGATTGTGTTCTCCCGGGATGTTTACCTCAAGAACATCGAAAATTACTTGGAATGGttcttagtggtggtggtaatagtgctTTGCTCAACAAATCTTGCTGCAGACGTCACCCGACACCTTGCTGCTTGGGCTATGATTGTTGCTTG GTATGAGTTTGTGCTGATCCTTGGGCGGGCGCCTCCCCTCGCCATCTACATCACGATGCTCCGCCACGTGTCGTGGAACTTCCTCAAGTTGATTTTCCTGTATGGTGCTCTCCTCCTGGCCTTCACCATCAGCTTCAACATTATCTTACAGCCGGCTCCTGCTGATGAG GACACAGACTTCCGTGACTTTTGGTCAACTCTTCCCAAGGCGATAGTAATGGCAACTGGAGAATTTGAGTACTCTGATTTAAGCCAGCACTTCTCTCGCAGGATTGTCTTCTTCACATCAGCCCTACTAgtttttcagattcagattcagattcagatgtttattcaggtaaggtatatacatacaagtgatgttaaattaatggattga